One region of Primulina tabacum isolate GXHZ01 chromosome 17, ASM2559414v2, whole genome shotgun sequence genomic DNA includes:
- the LOC142530528 gene encoding uncharacterized protein LOC142530528, with protein sequence MEKLSRSKSNKERVMQKPSSMHDLRSYSTSDYNPPHLDYKFKDVKTKIKGNKNRKINGGLSSSRSWSFNVDPELQRKKRVAGYKAYGMEGKMKGSLRKSFKWIKDACNQVVHGFW encoded by the coding sequence ATGGAGAAACTTTCAAGATCCAAATCAAACAAAGAAAGGGTGATGCAGAAGCCAAGCAGCATGCATGATCTGAGGAGTTACAGCACTTCGGATTACAATCCACCCCATCTGGATTATAAATTTAAGGATGTGAAAACCAAGATCAAGGGAAACAAGAACAGAAAAATCAATGGTGGTTTGTCTTCTTCTAGGAGCTGGAGTTTCAACGTTGATCCTGAGTTGCAGAGAAAGAAGAGAGTTGCAGGTTACAAAGCTTATGGAATGGAAGGCAAGATGAAGGGTTCTTTGAGGAAGAGCTTTAAGTGGATCAAAGATGCTTGCAATCAAGTTGTTCATGGTTTTTGGTGA
- the LOC142530396 gene encoding putative phospholipid-transporting ATPase 4, translating to MAGGRIRAKIRRSNLYTFACYRPRASEEDGPHDIQGPGYSRMVYCNQPRMHEQKPLKYCSNYISTTKYNFITFLPKAIFEQFRRVANLYFLLAALLSLTPVSPFSAISMIAPLLFVVGLSMAKEALEDWRRFIQDMKVNLRKANVHKNDGVFGLKPWMKIRVGDILKVEKDKFFPADLLLLSSSYEDGICYVETMNLDGETNLKVKRSLETTLALDDDPTFKEFSATIRCEDPNPNLYTFVGNFEYDRQVYPLDPSQILLRDSKLRNTSYVYGVVIFTGHDSKVMQNATKSPSKRSRIEKKMDKIIYILFSLLVFISLISSVGFIVKTKNELPNWWYLQVPDSAGLFDPSKPLESGFYHLVTALILYGYLIPISLYVSIEVVKVLQALFINKDIHMYDEESGTPAQARTSNLNEELGQVDTILSDKTGTLTCNQMDFLKCSIAGTAYGMRASDVELAAAKQMAMDIDGLSQNGTPHSWEKCGVGFGKSEIQLETVITSKDEEDHKAPIKGFGFEDSRLMNGNWSQEPNADVMLLFFRILSICHTAIPEQNEVTGAFTYEAESPDEGAFLVAAREFGFEFCKRTQSTIVVRERYSSFQEPIEREFKVLNLLDFTSKRKRMSVIVKDEDGQIFLLCKGADSIIFDRLSKNGKMYEEATTRHLNEYGEAGLRTLALAYKKLDSAEYLAWNEEFTKAKTSINGDRESMLERVSDMMERDLILVGATAVEDKLQKGVPQCIDKLAQAGLKIWVLTGDKMETAINIGFACSLLRQGMKQICITTMNTDALVQDSKQAVRENILIQITKATQMVKLERDPNAAFALIIDGKTLTYALEDDVKHQFLNLAVDCASVICCRVSPKQKALVTRLVKEGTGKTTLAIGDGANDVGMIQEADIGVGISGCEGMQAVMASDFAIAQFRFLERLLVVHGHWCYKRIAQMICYFFYKNIAFGLTIFYFEAFAGFSGQSVYVDWYMLLFNVVLTSLPVISLGVFEQDVDSEVCLQFPALYQQGPKNLFFDWYRIFGWMANGLYTSLIVFFLNIIIFYDQAFRSGGQTADMIAVGTTMFTCVIWAVNGQIALTMSHFTWIQHFLVWGSVASWYLFLLVYGELSLALDENAFRILSEILAPAPIYWSTTLLVSVACNLPYLAHISFQRSFNPLDHHVIQEIKYYRKDIEDRHMWRRERSKARQKTKIGFTARVDAKIRQLKGRLQKKYSSMGNTAVIQEAQS from the exons ATGGCTGGGGGAAGGATAAGGGCAAAGATCCGGAGGAGTAATCTGTATACATTTGCTTGCTACAGACCTCGTGCTTCCGAGGAAGATGGACCACATGACATTCAAGGACCTGGTTACTCACGGATGGTTTACTGTAACCAGCCTCGTATGCATGAACAAAAACCTCTCAAATACTGTTCAAACTATATTTCCACCACTAAGTACAATTTCATTACATTCCTGCCAAAGGCCATATTTGAACAATTTAGACGTGTTGCCAACTTGTACTTTCTCCTAGCCGCACTCTTATCACTAACTCCTGTTTCACCATTCTCTGCTATTAGTATGATTGCTCCATTGCTCTTTGTGGTTGGTTTGAGTATGGCTAAAGAAGCTCTGGAAGATTGGCGGCGGTTTATACAAGATATGAAGGTTAATTTGCGAAAAGCTAACGTGCATAAGAATGATGGTGTCTTTGGTCTTAAACCCTGGATGAAGATTCGAGTTGGAGATATACTGAAAGTAGAAAAGGATAAGTTTTTTCCAGCAGATTTACTTCTTTTATCTTCTAGTTATGAAGATGGAATTTGTTATGTTGAAACTATGAATTTGGACGGGGAGACAAATTTGAAGGTGAAACGATCTCTGGAAACAACATTAGCACTTGATGATGATCCAACTTTTAAGGAATTTAGTGCGACCATAAGATGCGAGGATCCCAATCCCAATCTTTACACTTTTGTGGGCAATTTTGAATATGATCGCCAGGTTTACCCTCTTGATCCGAGTCAAATTCTTCTTCGTGATTCAAAGCTTCGAAACACGTCTTATGTTTATGGTGTGGTGATATTTACTGGTCATGATAGCAAAGTTATGCAGAATGCTACAAAATCTCCTTCAAAAAGGAGTAGGATCGAGAAAAAAATggacaaaataatatatatccTTTTCAGCCTCCTGGTCTTCATCTCGTTGATAAGCTCTGTAGGTTTTATTGTGAAGACTAAAAATGAGCTGCCAAATTGGTGGTATTTACAGGTCCCTGATAGTGCAGGTCTTTTTGATCCAAGCAAGCCACTGGAATCTGGTTTTTATCATCTTGTCACTGCTCTTATACTGTATGGGTATTTGATACCCATATCTCTATATGTGTCAATTGAGGTTGTAAAAGTCCTCCAAGCTTTGTTCATAAACAAAGATATTCATATGTATGATGAAGAGAGTGGAACACCAGCTCAGGCTCGGACATCAAACTTAAATGAGGAGTTAGGACAGGTCGATACGATCCTCTCTGATAAAACTGGCACCTTGACGTGCAATCAAATGGACTTTCTCAAGTGCTCCATTGCTGGTACAGCATATGGCATGCGTGCTAGTGATGTAGAACTTGCTGCTGCTAAACAGATGGCAATGGATATCGATGGCCTGAGCCAAAACGGTACACCTCATTCATGGGAGAAATGTGGGGTTGGGTTCGGGAAATCTGAAATTCAATTAGAGACTGTGATCACATCAAAAGATGAAGAGGACCATAAAGCGCCAATAAAGGGGTTTGGCTTCGAGGATAGCCGCCTCATGAATGGGAACTGGTCTCAAGAACCCAATGCGGATGtaatgttattatttttcagGATATTATCAATTTGTCACACTGCAATTCCTGAGCAAAATGAAGTGACAGGCGCCTTTACATATGAAGCAGAATCACCAGATGAAGGTGCATTTCTTGTTGCAGCTAGAGAATTTGGTTTTGAGTTCTGTAAAAGGACACAGTCAACCATTGTTGTTCGTGAGCGATATTCTTCTTTCCAAGAACCTATAGAAAG GGAATTCAAAGTTCTCAATTTGTTGGATTTCACGAGCAAGAGGAAGAGAATGTCTGTTATTGTTAAGGATGAGGATGGACAAATCTTTCTCCTGTGCAAAGGAGCTGACAG CATCATCTTTGATAGGTTATCAAAGAATGGAAAAATGTACGAGGAAGCCACCACGAGGCATCTGAATGAATATGGTGAGGCTGGATTGCGGACGCTAGCGCTTGCTTACAAGAAGCTGGATTCGGCGGAGTATCTGGCTTGGAACGAAGAATTTACTAAGGCAAAAACATCAATAAATGGTGATAGGGAATCAATGCTCGAGCGGGTTTCTGATATGATGGAAAGGGACTTAATACTTGTCGGTGCTACTGCCGTGGAGGACAAATTACAGAAAGGA GTGCCTCAGTGCATTGACAAGCTAGCACAGGCTGGTTTAAAGATCTGGGTTCTGACAGGTGATAAGATGGAAACCGCAATTAATATAGG ATTTGCTTGTAGTTTACTTCGACAAGGAATGAAGCAAATATGTATTACAACGATGAATACAGATGCTTTAGTCCAAGACTCCAAACAG GCTGTTAGGGAAAatatattgattcaaattaCCAAAGCAACGCAAATGGTTAAACTAGAAAGGGATCCGAATGCTGCATTTGCGCTGATAATTGATGGGAAAACTCTTACTTATGCTCTAGAGGATGACGTGAAGCATCAATTCTTGAATTTAGCAGTTGATTGTGCTTCTGTCATATGCTGCCGTGTCTCACCAAAGCAGAAAGCTCTG GTTACAAGATTAGTAAAAGAAGGAACTGGGAAAACGACACTCGCAATTGGTGATGGTGCAAATGATGTTGGTATGATACAAGAAGCAGATATTGGTGTCGGCATCAGTGGATGTGAAGGAATGCAG GCTGTGATGGCTAGTGACTTTGCTATTGCCCAGTTCCGATTTCTGGAAAGGCTTCTGGTCGTTCATGGGCATTGGTGTTACAAAAGAATAGCTCAGATG ATTTGTTATTTCTTCTACAAAAATATTGCATTCGGCCTCACCATCTTCTACTTCGAAGCTTTTGCTGGATTTTCTGGACAATCAGTGTATGTTGACTGGTACATGCTGCTATTCAATGTCGTTCTTACATCGTTACCTGTCATTTCACTCGGTGTGTTTGAACAAGACGTCGATTCTGAAGTATGCTTGCAG TTTCCAGCTTTATATCAGCAAGGGCCAAAAAATCTGTTCTTTGACTGGTACAGAATATTTGGGTGGATGGCAAATGGGCTTTACACATCGCTCATTGTATTCTTTCTAAACATCATCATCTTTTATGACCAAGCCTTCCGTTCTGGAGGCCAAACCGCTGATATGATAGCTGTAGGTACCACAATGTTCACTTGCGTAATCTGGGCCGTAAATGGCCAAATAGCTCTAACCATGAGCCACTTCACATGGATACAACACTTTCTTGTTTGGGGTAGCGTGGCTTCTTGgtacctttttcttctggtaTATGGTGAACTATCTCTTGCTCTTGATGAAAATGCCTTCAGAATCCTCTCAGAAATCCTGGCTCCCGCCCCCATTTACTGGTCCACTACCCTTTTAGTATCTGTGGCGTGTAATCTCCCCTATCTTGCTCACATTTCATTCCAAAGATCATTCAATCCGTTGGATCACCACGTGATTCAAGAGATCAAATACTATAGAAAAGACATTGAGGATCGACATATGTGGAGAAGGGAACGATCCAAAGCACGACAAAAGACCAAGATCGGATTTACAGCAAGAGTAGATGCGAAAATCAGGCAGTTGAAAGGGAGACTGCAGAAGAAATATTCATCCATGGGTAATACTGCTGTAATACAAGAAGCACAATCGTAA
- the LOC142531904 gene encoding coatomer subunit zeta-1-like gives MATFLSREACPTIKNILLLDSEGKRVAVKYYSDDWPTNSTRLAFEKSVFTKTQKSNARTEAEITMLENNIIVYKFVQDLHFFVTGSDDENELILATVLQGFFDAVTLLLRNNVEQREALENLDLILLCLDEIVDGGIILETDGSTIAGKVATHSMDDGASLSEQTIAQALATAREHLTRSLLS, from the exons ATGGCCACATTTCTCAGTCGA GAGGCTTGCCCTACTATAAAGAACATACTGCTATTGGATTCTGAAGGGAAACGTGTTGCAGTTAAGTACTATTCAGATGACTGGCCGACCAACAGTACAAGGCTAGCTTTTGAGAAGTCCGTTTTTACGAAAACTCAGAAGTCTAATGCTCGAACTGAAG CGGAGATAACTATGCTGGAGAACAACATTATTGTGTATAAATTTGTTCAAGATCTGCACTTCTTCGTGACTGGGAGTGATGATGAGAATGAACTGATCCTAGCAACGGTACTGCAGGGTTTCTTTGATGCAGTTACCCTGCTCCTCAG GAACAATGTTGAACAAAGGGAGGCGCTCGAGAACTTGGATCTGATTCTTTTGTGCCTTGATGAGATTGTTGATGGAGG GATTATTCTCGAAACTGATGGTAGTACCATTGCTGGAAAAGTCGCAACCCACAGTATGGATGATGGAGCATCACTGTCTGAGCAG ACGATAGCTCAAGCTCTAGCCACAGCTCGCGAGCACTTGACAAGGTCACTTCTCAGTTGA